The Paenibacillus sophorae genome has a segment encoding these proteins:
- a CDS encoding D-alanyl-D-alanine carboxypeptidase family protein, with translation MTKFRLCLLALCIVFSAVSPVTAAFAEEKGQKSGGAAKAADLAPQARSAILMDSGTGTVIYEKNSHDKLPPASITKIMTMLLTVEALDDGRLKLTDKVRTSDYAASMGGSQIFLEPGEEMTVDEMLKGIAMASGNDASVAMAEKLAGSESAFVDLMNKRAEELGLKDTHFANCNGLPAENHYSSAHDIAVMSRELLKHDRIIKYTGSYQDYLRKDSEKPFWLVNTNKLVRFYTGADGLKTGYTSEAKFCLSATASRDGLRAVAVVLGEPNTKTRNSEVSGMFDFLFSQYKVHTIHKAGDKLGTLKIGKGVKAELPITAQENYTILLKKGITQEGVRHEAVILDNVKAPISKGQTIGKLVVYQGNTVVKQYELKAPEEIAKAGWWKLFKRTAGSMFKVN, from the coding sequence ATGACAAAATTTCGCTTATGTTTGCTGGCGTTGTGCATCGTCTTTAGCGCTGTGAGCCCGGTCACCGCGGCGTTCGCGGAGGAAAAGGGGCAGAAGTCCGGCGGTGCCGCCAAGGCGGCCGATCTGGCGCCGCAGGCGCGCTCGGCCATTCTGATGGATTCCGGGACCGGCACCGTCATTTACGAGAAGAACAGCCATGATAAGCTGCCTCCGGCGAGCATCACGAAGATTATGACGATGCTGCTCACCGTTGAAGCGCTGGATGACGGACGGCTGAAGCTGACCGACAAGGTCCGGACAAGCGATTACGCCGCGTCGATGGGGGGCTCGCAGATTTTTCTGGAGCCGGGTGAAGAGATGACTGTGGACGAGATGCTGAAGGGCATCGCGATGGCTTCCGGCAACGACGCGTCCGTGGCGATGGCGGAGAAGCTCGCCGGTTCGGAGAGCGCTTTTGTCGACCTGATGAACAAACGGGCGGAGGAGCTCGGCCTGAAGGATACGCATTTTGCCAACTGCAATGGGCTTCCTGCCGAGAACCACTATTCCTCTGCCCATGACATCGCGGTCATGAGCCGCGAGCTCCTGAAGCATGACCGGATTATCAAATATACCGGTTCCTACCAGGATTATCTTCGTAAGGACTCGGAGAAGCCGTTCTGGCTCGTAAATACGAACAAGCTGGTGCGCTTCTATACCGGGGCGGACGGGCTGAAGACCGGATATACTTCGGAGGCCAAATTCTGTCTGTCGGCAACCGCGTCAAGAGACGGGCTGCGGGCAGTCGCCGTTGTGCTGGGAGAGCCCAATACAAAGACGCGCAACAGCGAGGTCTCGGGCATGTTCGACTTCCTGTTCTCGCAGTACAAAGTCCATACGATTCATAAGGCCGGTGACAAGCTGGGCACGCTCAAGATCGGGAAGGGCGTCAAGGCCGAACTGCCGATCACAGCGCAAGAGAACTATACTATTTTACTGAAAAAAGGAATTACCCAGGAAGGTGTCCGTCATGAAGCCGTCATTCTGGACAATGTCAAGGCTCCAATATCCAAAGGCCAGACGATCGGCAAGCTGGTCGTTTACCAGGGCAATACGGTAGTGAAGCAGTATGAACTGAAGGCGCCCGAGGAGATTGCCAAGGCCGGCTGGTGGAAGCTGTTCAAGCGGACGGCGGGCTCAATGTTCAAGGTGAACTGA
- the spoIIAB gene encoding anti-sigma F factor, whose amino-acid sequence MTQEQSENYMSVQFAALSENESFARVVVAAFVSRLDPTLDELNDLKTVVSEAVTNCIIHGYDSDPSGIVYISAVIKGETVHLVIEDKGKGIDDLELAQQPLYTSKPELERSGMGFTIMENFMDEFEVTSEPGQGTSIHMKKTIVSKKALYN is encoded by the coding sequence ATGACACAGGAACAATCGGAAAATTACATGAGCGTCCAGTTTGCGGCGCTGTCGGAGAATGAGTCGTTCGCGCGCGTAGTCGTCGCGGCTTTCGTCTCCAGGCTCGATCCGACTCTGGATGAGCTGAACGATCTGAAGACGGTTGTGTCGGAGGCGGTCACCAACTGCATTATTCACGGCTATGACAGCGATCCGTCGGGGATTGTATACATCTCTGCGGTTATCAAAGGGGAGACGGTGCATCTTGTGATCGAGGACAAGGGTAAGGGCATCGACGATCTGGAGCTGGCGCAGCAGCCGCTGTACACATCCAAGCCGGAGCTGGAGCGTTCGGGCATGGGCTTTACCATCATGGAGAACTTCATGGACGAATTTGAAGTCACCAGCGAACCCGGACAAGGGACCTCAATCCATATGAAGAAGACGATCGTCTCAAAAAAAGCTTTATATAATTAG
- the spoIIAA gene encoding anti-sigma F factor antagonist gives MNSHVQLEHHRGVLVVRLTGELDHHAADFVRMDLDEAILRKQVEHLVLNLKDLQFMDSSGLGVILGRYKLIRGKGGKMVICDANPPVKRLLEMSGLLKIMPLYEDESAALSDLEVAL, from the coding sequence ATGAATTCTCATGTGCAGTTGGAACATCACAGGGGTGTGCTGGTCGTTCGTCTGACCGGGGAGCTGGACCATCACGCAGCCGATTTTGTGAGAATGGACTTGGATGAAGCGATTCTGCGGAAGCAGGTGGAGCATCTTGTACTGAACTTGAAGGATCTTCAGTTCATGGACAGCTCGGGGCTGGGCGTTATTCTGGGACGGTACAAGCTGATTCGCGGCAAAGGCGGAAAAATGGTCATCTGCGATGCCAATCCGCCGGTCAAGCGGCTCCTGGAAATGTCGGGTCTGCTGAAAATCATGCCGCTGTATGAGGATGAGAGCGCAGCGCTTTCGGATTTGGAGGTGGCGTTATGA